A genome region from Nymphalis io chromosome Z, ilAglIoxx1.1, whole genome shotgun sequence includes the following:
- the LOC126780786 gene encoding catalase codes for MASRDPASDQLVDYKKSVKDSPGYITTKYGAPVGVKTAIQTVGKNGPALLQDAQFLDEMSSFDRERIPERVVHAKGAGAFGYFEVTHDISKYSVAKVFENIGKRTPIAVRFSTVGGESGSADTVRDPRGFAVKFYTDDGIWDLVGNNTPIFFIRDPTLFPSFIHTQKRNPATHLKDADMFWDFMTLRPETMHQLLYLFGDRGIPDGYRFMNGYGSHTFKLVNAQGVAHWVKFHYKTNQGIKNLPVDKAAELASSDPDYSIRDLYNAIAKGDYPSWTLYIQVMTMAQGESCKFNPFDLTKVWPHSEYPLIPVGKLVLDRNPKNYFAEVEQIAFSPSNLIPGIEPSPDKMLQGRLFAYSDTHRHRLGANFLQIPVNCPYRVTISNYQRDGPQTMCNQDGAPNYFPNSFSGPQECPRAQRLQPRYNVSGDIDRYDSGQTEDNFSQASLLYKKVFSDAEKERVVINLIGNLKDAAGFIQERAVKLLTQVHPDLGSKVAAGLGPYKKHHANL; via the coding sequence gaTTCACCAGGTTATATCACCACTAAGTATGGTGCACCTGTGGGAGTGAAGACTGCTATTCAAACTGTTGGGAAGAATGGCCCAGCCTTACTTCAAGATGCCCAGTTTCTTGATGAGATGTCCTCCTTTGATAGGGAGCGTATTCCAGAAAGAGTAGTTCATGCTAAAGGGGCTGGTGCTTTTGGTTACTTTGAGGTTACTCATGATATTTCTAAATACTCAGTTGCCAAAGTCTTTGAGAATATTGGCAAGAGAACACCCATAGCTGTCAGATTCTCAACAGTTGGTGGTGAAAGTGGTTCAGCAGATACAGTCCGTGATCCTCGAGGTTTTGCTGTTAAATTTTACACTGATGATGGTATCTGGGATCTTGTTGGAAATAATACACCTATATTTTTCATAAGAGATCCTACTCTATTTCCAAGTTTCATCCACACGCAGAAGAGAAATCCTGCAACTCACTTGAAGGATGCTGATATGTTCTGGGACTTTATGACTCTAAGACCAGAGACAATGCACCAACTTCTTTACTTATTTGGTGACCGTGGTATTCCTGATGGTTATAGGTTTATGAATGGTTATGGTTCCCACACATTCAAACTTGTTAATGCTCAAGGAGTAGCACACTGGGTAAAATTCCATTATAAGACTAACCAAGGTATTAAGAACTTACCTGTTGACAAAGCTGCTGAGCTTGCATCTTCTGACCCTGATTATTCTATCAGAGATCTTTACAATGCCATTGCAAAGGGTGATTACCCATCTTGGACTCTTTACATTCAAGTCATGACAATGGCTCAAGGTGAAAGCTGTAAATTCAATCCATTTGATCTGACAAAGGTCTGGCCTCATAGTGAATATCCTCTTATTCCTGTGGGGAAATTAGTTTTGGATAGGAATCCGAAAAATTACTTTGCAGAGGTTGAACAAATAGCTTTCAGTCCATCAAATTTGATCCCTGGCATTGAGCCATCACCTGACAAGATGTTACAAGGACGTCTTTTTGCATACAGTGACACTCATCGCCACCGACTTGGGGCAAATTTCCTTCAGATTCCAGTCAACTGCCCATACCGTGTGACTATATCAAATTACCAACGTGATGGACCACAGACAATGTGTAACCAGGATGGTGCACCCAATTATTTCCCCAATTCATTCTCTGGACCCCAGGAATGTCCAAGAGCGCAACGTCTTCAACCAAGATATAATGTGAGTGGCGATATTGACAGATATGACAGTGGACAAACAGAAGACAACTTCTCACAGGCTAGCTTGTTGTATAAGAAAGTCTTCAGTGATGCTGAAAAAGAGCGTGTTGTAATTAATCTTATTGGCAACTTGAAGGATGCTGCTGGTTTTATTCAAGAGCGTGCTGTCAAACTGCTGACACAGGTTCATCCAGACCTGGGTAGCAAGGTGGCAGCTGGACTTGGACCATACAAGAAACACCATGCCAACTTGTAG